One region of Bombus affinis isolate iyBomAffi1 chromosome 3, iyBomAffi1.2, whole genome shotgun sequence genomic DNA includes:
- the LOC126914777 gene encoding uncharacterized protein LOC126914777 isoform X1, translated as MVVSINGQLLTTEHRTHAASERANDLWCHQCDTMEDGERCANLTGNFTTFGHKCTGDKRTCMVKRFSYTTSTEDSTSSPQTWSVERKCTNKCDSGCIVVGERTKLSACTTCCEKSFCNIGTGAANDLTIRGIDLFLALVLQITLTIIMYPS; from the exons atggtcgtaagcatcaatg gccaactgttaactacggaacatcgaactcacgcagcgtcggaacgagcaaacgatttatggtgtcatcagtgtgatacaatggaagatggagagagatgcgccaatctgaccggaaacttcaccactttcgggcacaagtgcactggtgataaaaggacctgtatg gtaaagcgattttcttacactaccagcaccgaagattcaacgtctagtccacaaacttggtcggtggagagaaagtgtactaacaaatgcgactccggatgtatagtggtcggtgaacgaacaaaactctccgcttgcaccacttgctgcgagaaatcgttttgcaatatcggtaccggtgctgcgaacgatctgacgataagagggatcgatctgtttctagctttagtattacaaattacattaacaattatcatgtatccgtcctga
- the LOC126914777 gene encoding uncharacterized protein LOC126914777 isoform X2: MARDLYGQLLTTEHRTHAASERANDLWCHQCDTMEDGERCANLTGNFTTFGHKCTGDKRTCMVKRFSYTTSTEDSTSSPQTWSVERKCTNKCDSGCIVVGERTKLSACTTCCEKSFCNIGTGAANDLTIRGIDLFLALVLQITLTIIMYPS; encoded by the exons gccaactgttaactacggaacatcgaactcacgcagcgtcggaacgagcaaacgatttatggtgtcatcagtgtgatacaatggaagatggagagagatgcgccaatctgaccggaaacttcaccactttcgggcacaagtgcactggtgataaaaggacctgtatg gtaaagcgattttcttacactaccagcaccgaagattcaacgtctagtccacaaacttggtcggtggagagaaagtgtactaacaaatgcgactccggatgtatagtggtcggtgaacgaacaaaactctccgcttgcaccacttgctgcgagaaatcgttttgcaatatcggtaccggtgctgcgaacgatctgacgataagagggatcgatctgtttctagctttagtattacaaattacattaacaattatcatgtatccgtcctga